One stretch of Brevibacillus laterosporus DNA includes these proteins:
- the trpS gene encoding tryptophan--tRNA ligase encodes MKRFFSGVQPSGNLTIGNYLGAIKQFVELQHEPNAEAFYCVVDMHAITVAQDPEELRRRTREIAQIYLACGVDPKKATVFIQSHVKEHAELGWLLQCATYMGELNRMTQFKDKAEGKANVNVGLFTYPVLMAADILLYDATHVPVGNDQKQHIELTRDIAERFNNKYGETFVIPEPSIQEFGARIMALDEPTKKMSKSAESEASRIGILETPEVFKKKIMRAVTDTENSISYDETNKPGISNLLTIYSMFADESIESLVERYQGQGYGTLKKDLVEVVTEQLGTIQQRFNEYNDVAELDKILRESAEKASAIAEQTCNRVKDAMGLLRI; translated from the coding sequence TTGAAACGTTTTTTTTCAGGGGTACAACCATCAGGTAACCTGACTATAGGTAACTATCTTGGTGCAATTAAGCAGTTTGTGGAATTACAACATGAGCCAAATGCAGAGGCTTTTTATTGTGTAGTAGATATGCATGCAATTACAGTTGCTCAAGATCCAGAAGAACTACGCAGACGTACACGTGAAATCGCTCAAATCTATCTGGCATGCGGCGTTGATCCAAAGAAAGCCACTGTATTTATTCAATCACATGTAAAGGAACATGCTGAACTTGGCTGGTTGTTACAATGTGCTACTTACATGGGTGAACTAAATCGTATGACGCAATTTAAAGATAAGGCAGAAGGCAAGGCAAACGTAAATGTTGGTTTGTTTACGTATCCAGTTCTAATGGCTGCTGACATCTTGTTGTATGATGCGACACATGTACCTGTAGGGAATGATCAAAAGCAACATATTGAGTTGACTCGCGATATTGCTGAACGGTTTAACAATAAATATGGTGAGACCTTTGTAATTCCAGAGCCAAGCATTCAAGAATTTGGGGCACGTATCATGGCACTAGATGAACCAACGAAAAAAATGTCAAAGTCAGCTGAGAGTGAAGCTAGTCGCATTGGAATTTTGGAAACTCCAGAGGTATTTAAGAAAAAAATTATGCGAGCAGTAACCGATACGGAGAACTCCATTTCCTATGACGAAACAAATAAGCCTGGTATCTCTAATTTGTTGACGATCTATAGTATGTTTGCTGATGAATCTATTGAGTCACTAGTAGAACGTTATCAAGGTCAAGGATATGGTACGTTGAAAAAAGACCTGGTAGAAGTCGTAACCGAACAGCTTGGCACGATTCAGCAACGTTTTAATGAATATAACGATGTAGCAGAGTTGGACAAAATTCTGCGGGAAAGTGCTGAAAAGGCAAGTGCGATTGCAGAACAAACCTGCAATCGTGTAAAAGATGCTATGGGATTATTACGAATTTAA
- a CDS encoding ABC transporter ATP-binding protein, with protein MQTVLQVKNASKVYGGKTNTYTALDHVSFDVQQGEFVGIMGPSGAGKTTLLNIISTIDSPTSGEVLIDGSDVVKMKEDKLAMFRRTKLGFIFQDYNLLDSLTVRENIALPLALTKVKAKEIDKRVTDIAKRFGIEQILEQYPYQISGGQKQRCAASRAIVTNPSLIFGDEPTGALDSKSSADLLQCLQALNQEEQATILMVTHDANAGSYCERILFITDGKISMELKKGTQTRKEFFQRIMDVLAELGGDMSDAI; from the coding sequence ATGCAAACAGTATTGCAAGTAAAGAATGCTTCGAAAGTATACGGAGGAAAGACGAATACCTATACGGCATTAGATCATGTTAGTTTCGATGTGCAACAAGGCGAATTTGTTGGGATTATGGGACCATCAGGTGCAGGTAAGACTACGTTACTTAATATCATTTCTACTATTGACTCTCCAACATCAGGCGAGGTTTTGATTGATGGAAGTGACGTTGTCAAAATGAAGGAAGACAAGTTAGCGATGTTCCGACGGACGAAGCTTGGCTTTATTTTTCAAGACTACAACTTGCTGGATTCGTTAACAGTACGTGAGAATATTGCACTACCTTTAGCTCTGACAAAAGTAAAGGCAAAAGAAATTGATAAACGTGTAACTGATATTGCCAAAAGATTTGGTATCGAGCAAATTTTAGAGCAGTATCCATACCAAATTTCAGGGGGTCAGAAACAACGTTGTGCGGCATCTCGCGCGATTGTCACTAATCCAAGCCTGATTTTCGGTGACGAACCTACTGGAGCACTTGACTCTAAATCATCAGCGGACTTGTTACAATGCCTGCAAGCATTGAATCAGGAGGAACAAGCAACTATTTTGATGGTTACCCATGATGCAAATGCAGGAAGTTACTGTGAACGAATTTTGTTTATTACAGACGGAAAAATTTCAATGGAATTAAAAAAAGGTACACAAACGCGAAAAGAGTTCTTCCAACGCATTATGGATGTGCTGGCTGAACTTGGGGGTGATATGAGTGACGCTATTTAA
- a CDS encoding ABC transporter permease → MTLFNLVLRNMRRNMKSYLIYFVSMIFSIVIYYTFMSLQFNTQIAEVSGGDPYVRKAFEFSSVLLLLFVAVFMVYSNSFFTRKRKKEVGLYSLLGVRKKQVGMMLFFENLFLGIGALILGIILGGFLSKAFLSLLVYLMNIDMQVNFEIPLEAITQTAKVFFVLILFTSLQGYILIYRFKLIELFRAEQEGESVPKGSVILALFSVFLIGSAYFFAATFMDYFDVLLAFYIIGGTVLGTYILFHYFLVFYFKRARKNKRSFYNGLNMVSKGQLLYRIKGNATALASITVVSTITICAVGTAATFYFNVNDVTTQNNPYSYSYHKDGKDWNNEVEKTFANAKDKHPIQLETEVPYIIIKGTADEQKASSSIQYRTSDGMYLLGQSKYNELAKAMNKELVEVKAGEMVMVDAYYNETFDKDIINNRVSYKAGDQSKTLTLVAAKKGSVSNLGKTTFVVSDADYQAAQQFGEPYFIKNINVDNQYKASELSTNLKKVMPEREELQDFYTQYQTLMETTGVMIFIGGFIGLVFMLATGSIIYFKQLTEAHNDKKYYTILHKIGATKRECKEAISKQIAFIFGAPLLLGISHSLFALNTMSAMFRMNILTSVLVSMGVYLVIYVGYYFMTVRSYSNIVLDHNKS, encoded by the coding sequence GTGACGCTATTTAATCTGGTTTTACGCAATATGAGACGTAACATGAAAAGTTATTTGATTTATTTCGTCTCAATGATTTTCAGTATCGTCATCTACTATACGTTCATGTCCTTACAATTTAATACGCAAATTGCTGAAGTAAGCGGTGGAGATCCATATGTTAGAAAAGCCTTTGAGTTTTCCAGCGTTTTGCTTCTTCTGTTTGTAGCTGTATTTATGGTCTATTCAAATAGCTTTTTTACACGAAAACGGAAAAAGGAAGTAGGTCTCTATTCTTTACTAGGGGTTAGAAAGAAGCAAGTTGGAATGATGCTATTCTTTGAGAATCTATTCTTAGGAATTGGAGCCTTAATTTTAGGAATCATTCTTGGAGGTTTTTTATCGAAAGCTTTCTTGTCCTTACTGGTTTATCTAATGAATATAGATATGCAGGTAAACTTTGAAATTCCGTTGGAAGCTATCACGCAAACAGCTAAAGTTTTCTTTGTTCTGATTCTCTTTACGTCCCTACAAGGCTACATATTAATTTATCGCTTTAAATTAATTGAGCTATTCCGCGCCGAACAAGAGGGAGAATCAGTTCCAAAAGGTTCTGTAATTTTAGCACTTTTCTCTGTATTTCTCATTGGTTCTGCCTATTTCTTTGCAGCTACCTTTATGGATTACTTTGATGTATTACTAGCTTTCTATATCATTGGTGGTACTGTGTTAGGGACCTATATTTTGTTCCATTACTTCCTTGTCTTTTACTTTAAACGGGCGCGTAAAAACAAGCGTTCATTCTACAATGGACTAAATATGGTTAGTAAAGGTCAATTGTTATATCGCATCAAAGGAAATGCCACTGCTCTTGCCTCTATTACTGTGGTAAGTACCATTACAATCTGTGCAGTAGGAACAGCAGCGACTTTCTATTTCAACGTAAATGATGTAACGACTCAAAACAATCCATATAGTTATTCCTATCATAAGGACGGCAAGGACTGGAATAACGAGGTAGAGAAGACATTTGCAAATGCAAAAGATAAGCATCCAATCCAATTGGAGACTGAAGTGCCTTACATCATAATAAAAGGAACGGCAGACGAACAGAAAGCAAGCAGTTCCATACAATATCGCACATCAGATGGTATGTATCTATTAGGTCAATCTAAATATAACGAATTGGCTAAAGCCATGAATAAGGAGCTTGTAGAAGTGAAAGCAGGCGAAATGGTAATGGTAGACGCCTATTATAACGAAACGTTTGACAAAGATATTATCAACAATCGAGTTTCCTATAAAGCAGGGGACCAATCAAAAACCTTGACCTTGGTAGCAGCTAAGAAAGGATCAGTAAGTAATCTAGGAAAAACCACATTTGTGGTATCCGATGCTGACTATCAAGCTGCCCAACAGTTTGGAGAGCCTTATTTTATCAAAAATATTAATGTAGATAATCAGTATAAGGCTAGTGAACTGTCTACAAACTTGAAGAAAGTGATGCCTGAGCGCGAAGAATTACAAGATTTTTATACCCAATACCAAACGCTCATGGAAACAACAGGGGTAATGATTTTTATTGGTGGATTTATTGGATTGGTCTTCATGCTTGCGACAGGTTCAATCATTTACTTCAAACAGCTTACAGAAGCACACAATGACAAGAAATACTATACGATTCTTCACAAAATTGGTGCTACGAAACGCGAGTGCAAAGAGGCAATTAGTAAACAAATAGCGTTTATTTTTGGGGCGCCCCTCCTGTTAGGCATTAGTCATAGTCTGTTTGCACTTAACACCATGTCGGCTATGTTTAGAATGAACATTTTGACGTCGGTATTGGTTAGTATGGGAGTATATCTAGTTATCTATGTTGGATACTACTTTATGACTGTTCGCTCTTACAGTAATATTGTCTTGGATCACAATAAATCGTAA
- the bioC gene encoding malonyl-[acyl-carrier protein] O-methyltransferase BioC, with protein sequence MPNKLHIQQRFNQKASTYDQHAIVQKQMADQLLQSFQSKYLPSRVLEIGCGTGYLTKKMVTYPRLLTHYTALDLADKMLMRTEQAIRDHHDQSTLPASLQLVCADIEDWAHTVTDSSYDLILSNACFQWLLYPQKTLSQLHRILQSEGHLLFSTFGPLTFHELQESYNATYTSMGEKAQSHVLTFHSSTEWASFLEHAGFQNIEVQTYSITLYYSTVIDFLRSIKEIGATVPPPSHGLGDRRLLIPMMNYYQDTFQQDQGIPATYEVLLITAQC encoded by the coding sequence GTGCCAAATAAATTGCACATCCAACAACGATTTAATCAGAAAGCCAGCACATATGATCAACATGCAATCGTGCAAAAACAGATGGCCGATCAACTCCTCCAATCCTTTCAAAGTAAATATCTCCCCTCACGAGTTCTAGAGATTGGTTGTGGAACCGGGTATCTTACTAAGAAAATGGTAACCTACCCTCGCTTATTAACTCACTATACAGCTCTCGATCTAGCTGACAAAATGCTGATGAGGACAGAACAAGCTATTCGAGATCATCATGATCAATCTACTCTACCAGCATCTCTTCAATTGGTATGTGCCGATATTGAGGATTGGGCACATACCGTCACTGACTCCAGTTATGACTTGATTCTCTCGAATGCTTGTTTTCAGTGGCTCCTATATCCACAGAAAACTCTCTCTCAATTACACAGAATTTTGCAGTCTGAGGGGCATCTGTTATTTTCTACATTTGGCCCCCTTACTTTCCATGAATTACAGGAATCCTATAACGCAACTTACACTAGCATGGGAGAAAAAGCTCAGAGTCATGTCCTTACCTTTCATAGTTCTACCGAATGGGCTTCTTTTTTAGAACATGCCGGTTTTCAAAACATAGAAGTGCAAACTTACTCAATCACACTATATTACTCAACCGTTATCGATTTTTTACGTTCGATTAAAGAAATAGGAGCCACTGTCCCCCCTCCCTCTCATGGCTTGGGAGACAGACGCCTTCTAATACCAATGATGAATTATTACCAAGATACCTTTCAGCAAGATCAGGGGATACCTGCTACCTATGAAGTCCTCCTAATCACTGCTCAATGTTAA
- a CDS encoding alpha/beta hydrolase, translating to MKKDGTILWLTGWGMPSFIWDSWQQSLTEYYHVAVDFSQMASPSAIYKGVEEIYRGIQQEIPSPILVVGWSLGGMLAQRLAATFPVQGLLLLNTTARFVRDEAEIHLGWPTTSLIRMKRSVKKSRYKVLERFYTSMFPESEKELPHQSSTTLLQQCNWTENALLAGLDILLLEDCRPLLSHINCPCLLIHSFNDPVIPYAAAQEMAESIPNATFISPDYQGHYPFVTGSSYVVNEIRRFIRAK from the coding sequence ATGAAAAAGGATGGCACCATCCTTTGGCTAACAGGTTGGGGAATGCCTTCTTTCATCTGGGATAGCTGGCAACAAAGCTTGACCGAGTATTATCATGTTGCAGTCGATTTCTCTCAGATGGCCTCACCCTCTGCTATTTATAAAGGAGTCGAAGAAATCTATCGTGGAATACAGCAAGAAATACCTTCTCCCATCTTAGTCGTTGGCTGGTCATTAGGTGGAATGTTGGCACAGCGTCTTGCCGCTACCTTCCCGGTCCAAGGCCTTCTCCTTCTGAATACAACAGCACGTTTTGTCCGTGACGAAGCAGAGATTCATCTGGGCTGGCCAACGACTTCTCTTATTCGAATGAAGCGATCTGTTAAGAAGAGTAGATATAAAGTGCTAGAGCGCTTTTATACAAGTATGTTTCCCGAATCAGAGAAAGAACTTCCCCATCAAAGTAGTACTACCCTACTTCAGCAATGTAATTGGACAGAAAACGCCTTGTTAGCTGGACTTGATATTTTACTCTTAGAAGATTGTCGTCCTCTTTTATCTCACATAAACTGTCCCTGCTTACTCATACATTCTTTCAATGACCCGGTGATTCCCTATGCGGCAGCTCAGGAAATGGCAGAGTCTATTCCAAACGCCACATTCATTTCACCTGATTATCAGGGCCATTATCCATTTGTAACTGGTTCTTCGTATGTAGTTAACGAAATAAGGAGGTTTATTCGTGCCAAATAA
- the bioF gene encoding 8-amino-7-oxononanoate synthase: protein MSRYPELQQELEHRRKKGLQRMLRTTEYVAECQGTWIVSNGQKLLNLSSNNYLGLSHDPRLLNTWQLTANTFGAGGTSSRLVVGNSSCYHHTEQIISRWKEREATLLFANGYMANLGCISALLDRHSAIYSDRLNHASIVDGTILSRASHYRYRHNDYEHLQYLLQKHKEKHRRNLIVTDTVFSMDGDKANIEELIKIKHDYGAFLMVDEAHASGVYGETGAGLCHQLGVHQEVDILMGTCSKALGLYGAYVCADQVLIDYLVHTCRPLIYSTSLPPALVTAIGHSVAIVQQEEWRRQELHRKSNQFRTQLQQAGLLVPSGDSPIVPLLLGDNQTAIEYSNRLEQAGILAVAIRPPTVPEDSARIRFSLMATHSDEDIAWAAHQTIQTAMELGVIT, encoded by the coding sequence ATGAGTAGATACCCGGAATTACAACAAGAATTGGAACATCGACGTAAAAAAGGGCTTCAACGTATGCTTCGCACAACTGAATATGTAGCTGAGTGCCAAGGAACCTGGATTGTTTCTAACGGACAAAAACTACTTAATCTTTCCTCTAACAATTACTTAGGACTATCACATGATCCACGTTTGTTGAATACATGGCAACTAACAGCAAACACTTTTGGAGCAGGAGGAACCTCATCTCGATTAGTGGTTGGTAACTCCTCTTGTTATCACCATACCGAGCAAATTATCAGCCGGTGGAAGGAACGAGAGGCAACCCTATTATTTGCAAATGGCTACATGGCTAATCTCGGTTGTATATCTGCTCTGCTTGATCGTCATAGCGCCATTTATAGTGATCGACTTAATCATGCAAGTATAGTGGATGGTACGATTTTAAGTAGAGCAAGTCATTATCGCTATCGTCATAACGATTATGAACATTTGCAATACCTCCTTCAAAAGCATAAGGAGAAACACCGACGTAATCTAATCGTTACCGATACAGTCTTTTCGATGGATGGAGATAAGGCAAATATAGAAGAGCTGATCAAGATAAAACACGATTATGGTGCATTTTTAATGGTTGATGAAGCGCATGCGAGCGGAGTTTATGGGGAAACAGGCGCTGGTTTATGCCATCAGCTTGGCGTTCATCAGGAAGTGGATATCCTAATGGGAACATGTAGCAAAGCCCTCGGTTTATATGGGGCTTATGTATGTGCAGATCAAGTACTAATAGATTACCTCGTACATACCTGTCGACCACTCATTTATTCTACTTCACTACCACCTGCCCTAGTCACAGCAATCGGTCATTCTGTTGCCATTGTTCAACAGGAAGAATGGCGCCGACAGGAACTCCACAGAAAAAGTAATCAGTTCCGAACTCAGTTACAACAGGCTGGTTTGCTTGTACCTTCTGGAGATTCTCCTATTGTGCCTCTTTTACTTGGTGATAACCAAACAGCAATTGAGTATAGTAACCGCTTAGAGCAGGCAGGAATTTTAGCCGTAGCTATTCGGCCCCCTACCGTTCCTGAAGATTCAGCAAGAATCCGCTTTTCACTCATGGCGACACATTCAGATGAAGACATAGCTTGGGCAGCACACCAAACCATTCAAACAGCAATGGAACTTGGGGTGATTACATGA
- the bioB gene encoding biotin synthase BioB has protein sequence MSALATNSTYDWSILAKKSIAGELLSAVEALSILQATDDELLPILQAAYQVRYRFFAKRVKLNMIMNAKSGHCREDCGYCSQSSRSSAPIEKYTMLDKETLMKGAQEAISRKAGTYCIVASGRGPTEGELKQVIEAVKEIKQTSSLKICACLGLLKPEQAIRLANAGVDRYNHNINTSKDNYASITTTHTYDQRTETIDNAKTAGMSPCSGVIIGMGETLEEIVEMAYTLRAINADSIPINFLNPILGTPLAHMERNTPRFCLKVIALFRFICPTKEVRIAGGRELNLGHLQPLALYAANSVFVGDYLTTTGQSVNADHQMIADMGFEIEENAFANDHLHE, from the coding sequence ATGAGTGCATTAGCTACCAATTCTACATATGACTGGTCAATTTTAGCCAAAAAATCTATAGCTGGTGAACTTCTAAGCGCAGTAGAAGCTCTCAGTATTTTACAAGCTACTGACGATGAATTATTGCCTATTCTGCAAGCTGCCTATCAGGTACGTTATCGTTTTTTTGCCAAACGTGTGAAGTTAAACATGATCATGAATGCTAAAAGCGGTCATTGTCGGGAAGATTGCGGATATTGTTCTCAATCAAGTCGTTCGTCTGCACCTATCGAAAAATACACGATGTTAGACAAAGAGACCCTGATGAAGGGAGCTCAGGAAGCTATCTCTCGAAAAGCAGGAACCTACTGCATCGTGGCTTCTGGGCGTGGGCCAACCGAGGGCGAATTAAAACAAGTAATTGAAGCAGTAAAAGAAATAAAGCAAACCTCTTCATTGAAAATTTGTGCCTGTTTAGGATTGTTAAAACCAGAACAAGCCATCCGCCTAGCAAATGCCGGGGTAGATCGCTATAACCATAATATTAATACAAGCAAGGATAACTATGCTTCTATCACTACTACCCATACCTACGATCAACGTACCGAAACAATTGATAATGCAAAAACTGCCGGAATGTCACCTTGCTCAGGGGTCATTATTGGAATGGGAGAAACGCTTGAGGAAATTGTGGAGATGGCCTATACTCTCCGGGCAATTAACGCAGACTCTATTCCAATTAACTTTTTAAACCCAATTCTAGGTACACCATTAGCTCATATGGAACGAAATACGCCACGTTTTTGCCTAAAAGTAATCGCTTTGTTCCGTTTTATTTGTCCAACCAAAGAAGTTCGAATAGCAGGTGGACGTGAATTAAATCTAGGACACTTACAGCCACTAGCATTGTACGCTGCTAATTCTGTGTTTGTTGGTGATTATTTAACCACAACTGGACAATCGGTGAATGCCGATCATCAGATGATTGCAGATATGGGTTTTGAAATTGAAGAAAATGCTTTTGCTAACGACCACTTACATGAGTAG
- the bioD gene encoding dethiobiotin synthase, translated as MKHTNGIFIAGTGTEIGKTMITASLATTLLHRNMDIGVWKPVQSGARADDMVSDAYRIQSLSGLEDAPHEIAPLSFVEPVTPHLAAIREGIILTLPSIMQAGGPLFARHKNLLVEGAGGLLAPLTDTMVGIDLIKQINFPVLLVAHGGLGTINHTLLSLEALRTRGIPILGVILNQTEAHLSMKEMRKNADYIEDFGKVQVLGLFPYLSEPFNKKQLIEVIEKHILLTPILQELQC; from the coding sequence ATGAAACATACCAATGGCATCTTTATTGCGGGCACCGGTACGGAGATAGGTAAAACCATGATCACTGCTAGTTTGGCCACTACCCTCCTTCATAGAAATATGGATATTGGAGTATGGAAGCCAGTACAATCAGGAGCTCGTGCAGATGATATGGTTAGCGATGCCTATCGTATACAATCTTTGTCTGGGTTAGAAGATGCCCCTCACGAGATCGCGCCGCTGTCTTTTGTAGAACCAGTTACACCACACTTAGCAGCCATTCGAGAAGGCATCATCTTAACACTCCCGAGTATTATGCAGGCTGGCGGTCCGCTTTTTGCTAGACATAAAAACTTACTTGTTGAAGGTGCTGGTGGATTATTAGCTCCGCTGACCGACACAATGGTGGGTATTGATTTAATTAAACAGATCAATTTCCCTGTTCTACTTGTTGCTCACGGTGGCTTAGGAACCATTAATCATACACTTCTTTCATTAGAAGCCTTGCGCACTAGAGGAATTCCAATTCTAGGTGTCATTTTAAATCAGACAGAAGCTCATTTATCCATGAAGGAAATGAGAAAAAATGCTGATTATATAGAAGACTTTGGTAAGGTTCAGGTTCTGGGTCTGTTTCCTTATCTATCAGAGCCATTCAATAAAAAGCAACTGATTGAAGTTATAGAGAAGCATATTCTACTGACTCCCATCCTACAAGAACTTCAATGTTAG
- the bioA gene encoding adenosylmethionine--8-amino-7-oxononanoate transaminase → MNSTPNYSELASKNKQYLWHPFTQMKDYCENDPLIIERGEGVKLFDVNGKAYYDGFSSVWLNVHGHCVPELNQAITEQLERIAHSTLLGMANVPAIQLAEKLVKITPNGLNKVFYSDCGATGVEIALKMAFQYWQNKGSSGKTRFITMNQAYHGDTIGAVSVGAIPLYHKVYKPLLFSPYTIPYPNTYREESAGAALEQTLQALEALLQEKSSEIAAIIIEPIVQGASGMIVMPEGCLKRIAELAAAHQVLFIADEVATGFGRTGKMFACEHEDVTPDIMIVAKGITAGYLPLAATLTTDEIYEGFYANYEEQKTFFHGHSYTGNPLGCAVALASLDLFESRGLVEKVATDATWLEQQWPSFLERKHVGDIRQKGLMIGIELVLDKQDRTPYHWNDRIGVKVSQRSKELGLLTRPLGNVIVFIPPLSSTRDELLEMIQILYQAIVEVTEGIEI, encoded by the coding sequence GTGAATTCAACACCCAACTACTCTGAATTAGCCAGCAAAAATAAACAATACTTATGGCACCCCTTCACGCAAATGAAGGATTACTGTGAAAATGATCCTTTAATTATCGAGCGAGGAGAAGGCGTCAAGCTATTCGATGTTAATGGAAAAGCTTATTACGATGGATTTTCGTCTGTATGGCTTAATGTACACGGACATTGTGTACCTGAATTAAATCAAGCGATAACAGAACAATTAGAGCGAATCGCTCATTCTACTTTATTAGGGATGGCAAATGTACCGGCCATTCAATTAGCGGAAAAATTAGTCAAGATTACTCCAAATGGGCTTAACAAAGTCTTTTATTCAGACTGTGGAGCTACTGGTGTAGAGATTGCATTAAAAATGGCTTTTCAGTATTGGCAAAATAAAGGGAGTAGCGGGAAAACTAGGTTTATTACCATGAATCAGGCATACCATGGCGATACAATCGGGGCTGTCAGTGTAGGTGCTATTCCGCTTTATCATAAAGTGTACAAACCGCTGTTGTTCTCTCCCTACACCATTCCCTATCCAAATACATACCGCGAAGAAAGCGCAGGAGCAGCGCTTGAACAAACGCTTCAAGCTTTAGAGGCTCTTTTACAAGAAAAGTCTAGTGAAATTGCTGCGATTATTATTGAACCGATCGTACAAGGAGCTAGTGGCATGATTGTGATGCCAGAAGGTTGTTTGAAAAGGATCGCTGAGCTAGCGGCTGCACACCAAGTCCTTTTTATTGCTGACGAGGTCGCTACTGGTTTTGGACGTACAGGAAAAATGTTTGCTTGTGAGCACGAAGACGTTACGCCTGACATCATGATAGTTGCCAAAGGAATTACCGCTGGTTATCTACCATTAGCTGCCACTCTAACAACAGATGAGATTTATGAAGGTTTCTATGCAAATTACGAGGAACAAAAAACATTTTTCCATGGTCACTCCTATACAGGAAATCCATTAGGCTGTGCTGTCGCTCTTGCTAGCTTAGACCTCTTTGAATCAAGAGGACTTGTAGAAAAAGTAGCTACTGATGCAACATGGCTCGAACAACAATGGCCTTCCTTTTTGGAGCGAAAGCATGTAGGGGATATTCGCCAGAAAGGTCTGATGATTGGCATAGAGTTAGTGTTAGATAAACAGGATCGAACTCCTTATCACTGGAATGACAGAATCGGAGTAAAAGTAAGCCAACGTTCCAAAGAATTAGGCTTGTTAACACGTCCACTCGGAAATGTGATTGTATTTATTCCGCCACTCTCCAGTACACGTGATGAGCTACTCGAGATGATCCAAATTTTATATCAAGCGATTGTAGAGGTTACAGAGGGTATAGAAATATGA
- a CDS encoding L-lactate dehydrogenase: MLSRKVSRVALIGSGFVGSSYAYALLNQGIVNELVIIDVNKDKAEGDAMDLSHGLPFTSPMKIWAGDYSDCKDADLVVITAGANQLPGETRMDLIEKNVRIFKKIVTSIMDSGFQGIFVVASNPVDVLTYATWKISGFPHEKVIGSGTLLDTARFRYLLSRAFEVDSRSVHAYIMGEHGDTELPVWSQASIGGKSITECLKKGVGPSKEELDQIFINVRDAAYHIIEKKGATYYGIGMSLARLTKAILYNQNSILTISTLLQGEFGLQDTYLGVPAVVNRSGVREVVEITLNEEEQAKLKHSADVLQKALSTISFT; the protein is encoded by the coding sequence ATGTTATCTCGAAAGGTTTCTCGGGTTGCATTGATTGGTTCTGGATTTGTTGGTTCCAGCTATGCTTATGCTCTATTAAATCAAGGCATTGTAAATGAATTAGTCATTATTGACGTGAATAAGGATAAAGCAGAAGGGGACGCCATGGATTTAAGTCATGGATTACCGTTTACTTCCCCTATGAAGATCTGGGCAGGTGACTACTCCGATTGTAAGGATGCCGATCTTGTGGTCATTACAGCAGGAGCAAATCAATTACCAGGCGAGACACGTATGGATTTAATTGAAAAAAACGTTAGGATCTTTAAGAAGATCGTAACTAGCATCATGGATAGTGGATTTCAGGGCATTTTTGTAGTAGCTAGTAATCCAGTAGATGTTCTTACATACGCGACATGGAAGATTTCAGGCTTCCCGCATGAAAAAGTAATCGGTTCTGGCACATTGCTTGATACGGCACGTTTTCGTTACTTGCTGAGTAGAGCCTTTGAAGTTGATTCCCGCAGTGTTCATGCTTATATCATGGGAGAACATGGCGATACGGAATTACCTGTTTGGAGTCAGGCAAGTATAGGTGGCAAGTCGATTACTGAATGCTTGAAAAAAGGTGTAGGTCCTAGCAAAGAAGAATTAGATCAAATCTTTATTAATGTACGTGACGCGGCGTACCATATCATTGAGAAAAAGGGTGCAACTTACTACGGGATTGGGATGAGCTTGGCTCGCTTAACAAAAGCCATTTTATATAATCAAAATTCCATTCTGACAATCTCCACTCTTTTACAAGGAGAATTTGGTCTACAGGATACATACTTGGGAGTTCCTGCTGTGGTAAATCGCAGTGGTGTACGTGAGGTTGTTGAGATTACGCTAAATGAAGAAGAGCAAGCTAAGCTAAAGCATTCTGCGGATGTGTTACAGAAGGCATTGTCTACGATCTCTTTTACTTAG